A window of the Henckelia pumila isolate YLH828 chromosome 3, ASM3356847v2, whole genome shotgun sequence genome harbors these coding sequences:
- the LOC140888987 gene encoding uncharacterized protein, whose protein sequence is MSSPSQSVEEQQIHGSGVVFEDPLPLDLTPIHIEPPFNPDLDPADCEDGGGQEQEQQNEPEEQKQESPPKPLIQMGVNPKVVPPIAGPDVRVSVVRRVTRYNCRKRRRAPHQRKNGKTSLRDPLVDGQKLETLKVNFNPIPFIPVKILDFSKREKLLRKLGLWDFVHIDFDRNIRADLIGQLVVTYEPKCRCAHIDNFRIHFNRCNYADAFKLPRSPTARKQRGIGVEEAEVLDAEDVSEDSIGFILEFVSDWVLLHEDAWMTPSEVTNWLKLIKEGRPDMVDWAGLIKFMVENELRQGVQLRDCYYASHIQYLLKCQRESLFTMEEDLVAEKLEVEAETKAEEKEINEEHVMAGNAMVDDEGEKSCVVEAPSIELTLGQDGEKEDNMQDVEMADVEKCKVDDDGGDDVNDHDDDEVREELDKEQGEWLLHGKNNLGEHFLQPCRVKDGQGFGNLDNEAGQSFANLEDGKDDEVEETEADGSDQIYDTFPAVNGLDGEGLTGNFLQAMEANQVAFNSQERLHDPSSVNTRDDDMQCMDPSASFFNPSGKRVIEHDNGIDHHSLNDSNKRLRINESWNHKPRDFKACMEQIQQLAATSTVFFEEREQALEQGNMNQQILLNELQKRDSLIEHLHKSRMEEMQKKDGLIYRLERELYLVENVMNGYRKALKETQSAFAEYRLRAQLTEEPTYKDAGPGGLMLSTTEIEKLRQKREEEYKMNCLLVEQKFKEAEENYMHEFDAYVDKINILDKKLTNVEADAKELIQSYGTRKLQPTEGKVDEALTPHPTE, encoded by the coding sequence AGGAGGACAAGAGCAAGAACAGCAGAATGAGCCGGAAGAACAAAAACAAGAAAGTCCCCCAAAGCCATTAATTCAAATGGGTGTGAATCCCAAGGTCGTCCCGCCTATTGCTGGCCCCGACGTGCGAGTTTCTGTTGTCCGTCGCGTGACACGCTACAACTGCCGGAAGCGTCGGCGAGCACCGCATCAGCGAAAGAATGGTAAGACCAGCCTGAGAGACCCGCTGGTCGATGGGCAAAAGTTAGAAACTTTGAAGGTAAACTTTAATCCCATTCCCTTCATACCAGTAAAGATTCTTGATTTCTCCAAGCGCGAGAAGCTTTTGAGGAAGCTTGGCCTGTGGGACTTTGTACACATTGACTTTGATAGGAATATAAGGGCGGACTTGATTGGGCAGTTGGTTGTTACTTATGAACCCAAATGTCGGTGTGCTCACATCGATAATTTTCGCATTCATTTCAATAGGTGTAACTATGCTGATGCGTTCAAGCTGCCTCGTTCTCCAACTGCTCGAAAACAAAGGGGCATTGGTGTGGAGGAAGCTGAGGTGTTGGATGCTGAGGATGTGTCTGAGGATTCAATAGGGTTCATTCTGGAGTTTGTGTCGGATTGGGTTCTTTTGCACGAAGACGCGTGGATGACACCGTCGGAGGTTACGAATTGGTTGAAGTTGATAAAGGAAGGGCGCCCTGACATGGTGGATTGGGCTGGGTTGATAAAATTCATGGTGGAAAATGAGTTAAGGCAGGGGGTTCAGTTGAGGGATTGCTACTATGCATCGCATATTCAATACTTGCTGAAGTGTCAGCGTGAGTCGCTGTTCACAATGGAGGAGGATCTGGTGGCTGAAAAGCTGGAGGTGGAAGCAGAGACTAAGGCAGAAGAAAAAGAAATCAATGAGGAGCACGTGATGGCCGGTAATGCAATGGTGGATGATGAGGGAGAGAAAAGTTGTGTTGTGGAGGCACCAAGTATTGAACTCACCCTTGGGCAAGATGGTGAGAAGGAAGATAATATGCAGGATGTTGAGATGGCAGATGTTGAGAAATGCAAGGTGGATGATGATGGTGGTGATGATGTAAATGATCATGACGATGATGAAGTTCGGGAGGAACTGGACAAGGAACAGGGAGAGTGGCTTTTGCATGGGAAGAACAATCTGGGAGAGCATTTCTTACAACCTTGTAGGGTAAAAGATGGTCAAGGCTTTGGCAACCTTGACAATGAAGCTGGTCAAAGCTTTGCCAACCTTGAGGATGGGAAAGATGATGAGGTAGAGGAGACAGAAGCGGATGGCAGTGATCAGATATATGATACTTTTCCTGCTGTTAATGGTCTTGATGGTGAAGGGCTCACGGGTAATTTTCTTCAAGCTATGGAAGCAAACCAGGTTGCCTTTAATTCACAGGAGCGGCTTCATGACCCTTCTTCGGTGAATACTAGGGATGATGATATGCAGTGCATGGATCCTAGCGCATCTTTCTTTAACCCCTCAGGTAAAAGGGTTATTGAACATGACAATGGTATCGACCACCATTCACTTAATGATAGCAACAAGAGATTGAGGATCAATGAGTCCTGGAACCATAAACCTCGAGATTTTAAGGCCTGCATGGAACAAATTCAGCAACTGGCGGCAACATCTACGGTGTTTTTTGAGGAGAGGGAACAGGCACTGGAACAGGGGAATATGAATCAACAGATCTTGCTGAATGAGTTGCAGAAACGGGACTCCCTAATAGAGCATTTGCACAAGAGTAGAATGGAAGAGATGCAAAAGAAAGATGGGCTGATCTATCGGTTGGAGCGAGAATTATATCTAGTGGAGAATGTCATGAACGGTTACCGCAAGGCTTTGAAAGAAACCCAAAGCGCATTTGCCGAGTACAGGCTGAGGGCTCAACTTACTGAAGAACCAACATACAAGGATGCCGGACCTGGGGGTCTTATGTTGAGCACAACCGAAATAGAGAAGCTGCGCCAGAAGCGGGAGGAAGAGTATAAGATGAATTGTTTACTCGTGGAACAAAAGTTTAAGGAGGCAGAAGAGAATTACATGCACGAGTTTGATGCATACGTGGATAAGATCAATATTCTTGATAAGAAGTTGACAAATGTAGAGGCGGATGCCAAGGAACTCATTCAATCTTATGGAACTCGAAAGCTTCAACCAACTGAAGGAAAAGTAGATGAAGCTTTAACGCCTCATCCAACTGAATGA